A region from the Brachyspira hampsonii genome encodes:
- a CDS encoding AI-2E family transporter codes for MNKNNIGYIFFIVFIFLSIFIMYKLLKPFGMIIFFAVVFYVILNPLFIRAMGKSYKKTDKISMIKKNTLALLFSLISLIIFLVPTSILAYTIIVQLIDISNIGIKYFMNLDVNEVINNSSINNFLKSLPIDVSMETILKRIQDSSLSNLTFISSYLTQNVAGLLKSTGGFVSSFIFMMFSLFFFFVDGEYLIDQVRTLIPIERKYIDRLIKQVSEGIKGIVFGNLFTGIFQGFCAFIVYTVFGVTNSFTFAFLTIIASFMPIIGTTIIWIPLGVLFAIDGEIIKAIIFIVCSWIFITIPDNFVRPLLLGNRIELHPLFIFFAILGGVLFFGLSGIILGPLSFILFFEIMKIYNEERLLEEKKERIAKRRRLSSYK; via the coding sequence ATGAATAAAAACAATATAGGCTATATTTTCTTTATAGTTTTTATATTCCTGTCTATATTTATAATGTATAAATTATTAAAACCATTCGGAATGATAATATTTTTTGCCGTTGTTTTTTATGTCATATTAAATCCTCTTTTTATAAGGGCTATGGGAAAGAGTTATAAAAAAACAGATAAAATCTCCATGATTAAAAAAAACACTTTAGCATTGCTTTTTTCTCTTATATCTCTAATTATATTCTTAGTTCCTACAAGTATATTAGCTTATACTATAATAGTTCAGCTTATAGATATTTCTAATATTGGTATTAAGTATTTTATGAATTTAGATGTTAATGAAGTTATTAATAATTCCAGCATAAATAACTTTCTTAAATCTCTGCCTATAGATGTGTCTATGGAAACTATATTAAAAAGAATACAGGATTCTTCTCTTTCAAATTTAACATTTATAAGTTCATATCTTACTCAGAATGTAGCGGGCTTATTAAAAAGTACAGGCGGATTTGTAAGTTCATTTATATTTATGATGTTTTCTTTATTTTTCTTTTTTGTAGACGGAGAATATTTAATAGATCAGGTAAGAACATTAATTCCTATAGAGAGGAAATATATTGACAGACTTATAAAACAGGTTTCTGAAGGTATTAAAGGAATAGTTTTCGGCAATTTGTTTACAGGAATATTTCAGGGTTTTTGTGCTTTTATAGTATATACTGTATTTGGGGTTACAAATTCATTTACATTTGCATTTCTTACTATAATAGCATCTTTTATGCCTATAATAGGAACTACTATAATATGGATTCCTTTAGGGGTATTATTTGCAATAGATGGAGAAATTATCAAAGCTATTATATTTATAGTATGTTCTTGGATATTTATTACTATACCTGATAATTTTGTTCGTCCTCTGCTTCTTGGGAACAGAATAGAGCTTCATCCATTATTTATTTTCTTTGCTATACTTGGCGGGGTATTATTTTTCGGACTTTCAGGAATAATATTGGGACCTTTGAGTTTTATACTATTCTTTGAGATTATGAAAATATACAATGAAGAGAGATTATTAGAAGAAAAAAAAGAAAGGATTGCCAAAAGAAGAAGGTTATCATCATATAAATAA
- a CDS encoding glycosyltransferase family 9 protein, whose translation MTKILIIGMNYIGDTIFITPLIRALKKHYNDCSIDVVNGIRGIDILRENPCINNIIIGDDKVSEYISNQNYDIGISATTAFYGASLLYKAKIPIRAGVNSECRGFLLNKKTSWKKHKRHIVDTILSILKPMNIEDDGINTEIFLSEKENEFGISKMGNYKNALLVHGGATRISKRYGIDNFSKLIDLFYKEKQVPIILIGSKDDLDFSNEMNKRLGNIIADDFTNKLSIRELISVIKHSYALIGGDSAPLHIANACNIYSIGIFGDTLPLIYGARGEKAFNIEARKKYCTALKSFRCEYIKRGCKTIDCLKKLEAEEILPVLLSVYKDI comes from the coding sequence ATGACAAAGATATTGATTATAGGAATGAATTATATAGGAGATACAATATTTATAACTCCGCTTATAAGAGCTTTGAAAAAACACTATAATGACTGTAGTATTGATGTTGTAAATGGTATAAGAGGAATAGATATTTTAAGAGAAAATCCTTGTATAAATAATATTATAATTGGAGATGATAAAGTATCAGAATATATAAGCAATCAGAATTATGATATAGGTATTTCTGCCACAACCGCATTTTACGGAGCTTCACTTTTATATAAAGCAAAAATACCAATAAGGGCAGGAGTAAACAGTGAATGCCGAGGATTTCTTCTTAATAAAAAAACTTCTTGGAAAAAACATAAAAGGCATATAGTAGATACAATTCTTTCTATATTGAAGCCTATGAATATAGAAGATGATGGTATTAATACAGAGATTTTTTTAAGTGAAAAAGAAAATGAATTCGGTATTAGTAAAATGGGAAATTATAAGAATGCCTTGCTTGTTCATGGAGGGGCTACTAGAATAAGTAAGAGATACGGCATAGATAATTTTTCAAAACTTATAGATTTATTTTATAAGGAAAAACAGGTTCCTATAATATTAATAGGTTCTAAAGATGATTTAGATTTTTCTAATGAAATGAATAAAAGATTAGGAAATATAATAGCTGATGATTTTACTAATAAATTGAGTATTAGAGAGCTTATATCTGTGATTAAACATTCTTATGCATTGATTGGAGGAGACAGTGCCCCTTTACATATAGCTAATGCATGCAATATATATTCTATAGGTATATTCGGAGATACTTTGCCGTTGATCTACGGAGCTAGGGGAGAAAAGGCTTTTAATATAGAGGCTAGAAAAAAATATTGTACAGCATTAAAAAGTTTTCGATGTGAATATATAAAAAGAGGCTGCAAAACTATTGACTGCTTAAAAAAACTTGAGGCTGAAGAAATTCTGCCTGTGCTTTTGTCTGTTTATAAAGATATTTGA
- a CDS encoding epoxyqueuosine reductase QueH has protein sequence MEIKEKLVVHTCCAVCMSYPRTILEDYDSVFYFYNPNIYPIEEYQRRRDEFINYTRALGIKTYISEEDNDVAEWYNDIKGFENEPEKGARCSICFRHRMKKAFEYAASINAKYVATVMTVSPHKNSKVIEMIGKSLAESYEGIEYLHFDFKKKEGFKKTNIIANEAGLYRQHYCGCEFSIR, from the coding sequence ATGGAAATTAAAGAAAAATTGGTTGTTCATACTTGCTGTGCTGTTTGTATGAGTTATCCGCGTACTATTTTAGAGGATTATGATTCTGTATTTTATTTTTATAATCCTAATATATATCCTATTGAAGAATATCAAAGAAGAAGAGATGAGTTTATAAATTATACTAGAGCTTTGGGCATAAAAACTTATATATCTGAAGAAGATAATGATGTTGCTGAATGGTACAATGATATAAAAGGTTTTGAGAATGAGCCTGAAAAAGGTGCTAGATGCAGTATTTGTTTTAGGCATAGAATGAAAAAGGCTTTTGAATATGCTGCTAGTATAAATGCCAAGTATGTTGCCACTGTAATGACTGTAAGCCCGCATAAAAACAGCAAGGTTATTGAGATGATAGGTAAAAGTTTAGCTGAGAGTTATGAGGGGATAGAGTATTTGCATTTTGATTTTAAAAAGAAAGAAGGGTTTAAAAAGACTAATATAATAGCTAATGAAGCAGGACTTTACAGGCAGCATTATTGCGGATGTGAATTTAGTATAAGATAA
- a CDS encoding helix-turn-helix domain-containing protein, producing MNTEPVLKNLGQNIRELRKNKKMTIDELAEQSSLSGKYLQGVEVGNRNISIKNLNKICKALETSPDILLNIKIYYLKSSEEKIFAISEKLKKFEKNKLDFIGDIIDQLNNIMKNEEKNK from the coding sequence ATGAATACAGAACCAGTATTAAAAAATCTAGGTCAAAATATAAGAGAATTAAGAAAAAATAAAAAAATGACTATAGATGAATTAGCTGAACAATCTTCACTTTCTGGAAAATACCTTCAAGGTGTTGAAGTTGGAAATAGAAATATATCAATTAAAAATCTAAATAAAATCTGTAAAGCATTAGAAACTTCTCCAGATATATTATTAAATATTAAAATATACTATTTAAAATCTTCAGAAGAAAAAATATTTGCAATATCGGAAAAACTTAAAAAATTTGAAAAAAACAAATTGGATTTTATAGGAGATATTATAGATCAGTTAAATAATATTATGAAAAATGAAGAAAAAAATAAATAA
- a CDS encoding putative motility protein translates to MDLSAYTSYSTGMLKQDISLSMIRKTSDMQAQAVDKIMTSIQPQAVSAPMRPGVGERLSTYA, encoded by the coding sequence ATGGATCTTTCAGCTTATACTTCTTATTCTACTGGAATGCTTAAACAAGATATTTCTTTAAGCATGATAAGAAAAACTTCAGATATGCAAGCTCAGGCTGTTGACAAAATTATGACTAGCATTCAGCCTCAAGCTGTTTCTGCACCTATGAGACCTGGTGTAGGTGAAAGATTAAGCACTTATGCTTAA
- a CDS encoding FAD-dependent oxidoreductase — MKKILIVGGVAGGASAAARLRRLNEEDKIIMFEKGPHVSFSNCSLPYHIGGLIPNEETLLLMNPEKFLKQFNVDARVNSEVVAIDRKNKEVVVVSEGREYRESYDKLILSMGAKPIVPSIKGIEKVNVFTVRNVVDISKIHNFLNGKPNAKVSVIGGGFIGIEMAENLKKVGYDVTIVEALPQIMKPFDYDMVQILHREIMDNGVNLIVNDKVDSFDTNTVILASGKKIEADAVILAIGVAPETDIAVKAGIELGKTKAIKVDSTYRTNDKDIYAVGDAIEVYSPLFNDYYRLPLAGPAQKQARAVADHINGRTVDNRGFISSSVIKVFGYNGASTGLSEGFIKTMNLNIDYDTVEIIPFDGVSIMPNARLMHFKLIYEVPTGKVLGAQAIGKGNVDKRIDVIATIIKLGGTIDDLKDLELCYAPSFGTAKDVVNFAGYVASNLRNGDYKQVHFSQVRELVEKDSYFLDVRPPEDFAVGHLEKAVNIPLGALRSRYNEIPKDKTVYVTCKTGLTSYTACKILQNIGFNNVVNVSGGFVGLSQYEYFNDKTTGRKPILTGYFG, encoded by the coding sequence ATGAAAAAAATATTAATAGTAGGTGGTGTTGCAGGCGGTGCTTCTGCAGCTGCAAGACTTAGAAGATTGAATGAAGAAGATAAAATAATAATGTTTGAGAAAGGTCCTCATGTATCTTTTTCTAATTGCTCTCTTCCTTATCATATAGGAGGACTTATCCCAAATGAAGAAACTTTACTTTTGATGAATCCTGAGAAATTTTTAAAACAATTCAATGTAGATGCAAGAGTTAATAGCGAAGTTGTTGCTATAGACAGGAAAAATAAAGAGGTTGTAGTTGTATCTGAAGGCAGAGAATATAGAGAAAGCTATGATAAACTTATACTTTCAATGGGGGCTAAGCCTATAGTTCCTTCTATAAAAGGAATCGAAAAAGTTAATGTATTTACAGTAAGGAATGTTGTTGATATAAGCAAAATACATAATTTTCTTAATGGAAAGCCAAATGCTAAGGTATCTGTTATAGGCGGCGGATTTATAGGTATTGAGATGGCTGAGAATTTAAAAAAGGTAGGATATGATGTAACTATTGTAGAAGCATTGCCTCAGATAATGAAGCCTTTTGATTATGATATGGTTCAAATTCTTCACAGAGAAATTATGGACAATGGTGTTAATTTAATAGTTAATGATAAAGTTGATAGCTTCGATACAAATACAGTTATTTTAGCTTCAGGTAAGAAAATAGAGGCGGATGCTGTTATTCTTGCTATAGGCGTTGCTCCTGAAACTGATATTGCTGTCAAGGCAGGAATAGAATTAGGAAAAACTAAGGCTATAAAAGTTGATTCTACTTATAGGACTAATGATAAAGATATTTATGCAGTTGGAGATGCTATAGAAGTATATAGTCCTTTATTCAATGATTATTACAGACTTCCTTTAGCAGGTCCGGCTCAGAAACAGGCTAGGGCTGTTGCTGATCATATTAATGGACGAACAGTTGATAACAGAGGATTTATAAGTTCATCAGTTATTAAAGTATTCGGATATAATGGAGCTTCTACAGGGCTTTCTGAAGGATTCATTAAAACTATGAATTTGAATATTGATTATGATACTGTAGAAATTATTCCTTTTGACGGCGTATCAATTATGCCTAATGCAAGATTGATGCATTTTAAACTAATATATGAAGTTCCTACAGGAAAAGTACTAGGTGCTCAGGCTATAGGTAAAGGAAATGTTGATAAGAGAATAGATGTTATAGCAACTATTATCAAATTAGGCGGAACTATAGATGATCTTAAAGATTTAGAATTATGCTATGCTCCTTCATTCGGCACTGCTAAAGATGTTGTTAATTTTGCTGGTTATGTTGCTTCTAATTTAAGAAATGGAGATTATAAACAGGTTCATTTCAGCCAAGTAAGAGAATTAGTAGAAAAAGATTCTTATTTCTTAGATGTAAGACCGCCTGAAGATTTTGCGGTAGGACATTTAGAAAAAGCTGTTAATATACCTCTTGGGGCTTTAAGAAGCAGATATAATGAGATACCTAAAGATAAAACAGTATATGTAACTTGCAAAACAGGTTTAACTAGCTATACGGCATGCAAAATACTTCAGAATATAGGATTCAATAATGTTGTTAATGTTTCAGGCGGATTTGTAGGCTTATCACAATATGAATATTTTAATGATAAAACTACAGGAAGAAAACCTATATTAACAGGATATTTTGGATAA
- a CDS encoding metal-sensing transcriptional repressor, translating into MLIENDLKILSPSEADEIINSTDNIVILDVRTEMEHNYEGMIEDSVSMDFLKPRVFKREISKLDKETPYLLYCSVGKLSMKAAEYMKEEGFKNLYILEGGLKAWSKHFGDNNRVSKFDREEAVERRKRLIIRLNRIEGQIKGMKKMLAKGEYCGDILNQSLAVKAAMGSVNQEIMEVFLNTCMISPKEKDDFFRYMRKLIK; encoded by the coding sequence ATGTTAATAGAAAATGATTTAAAAATATTATCTCCTTCTGAAGCCGATGAAATCATCAATAGTACAGACAATATAGTAATATTAGATGTAAGAACGGAAATGGAACATAATTATGAAGGTATGATTGAAGATTCTGTTTCTATGGATTTCCTTAAGCCAAGAGTGTTTAAAAGAGAAATATCTAAATTAGATAAAGAAACACCATATTTATTATATTGCTCGGTTGGTAAATTAAGTATGAAAGCAGCTGAATATATGAAAGAAGAGGGCTTCAAAAATCTTTATATATTAGAAGGAGGATTAAAAGCTTGGAGTAAACATTTTGGAGATAATAATAGGGTTTCTAAATTTGATAGAGAAGAAGCTGTAGAAAGAAGAAAAAGACTTATTATCAGATTAAACAGAATTGAAGGTCAAATTAAAGGAATGAAAAAAATGCTTGCTAAAGGTGAATATTGCGGAGATATACTTAATCAGTCTTTAGCTGTTAAGGCTGCTATGGGAAGTGTTAATCAGGAAATTATGGAAGTATTTTTGAATACATGTATGATTTCGCCTAAAGAAAAAGATGATTTCTTTAGATATATGAGAAAACTCATAAAGTAA
- the pyrF gene encoding orotidine-5'-phosphate decarboxylase: MTKLSENPKERLIIALDFNSMGEATKLIDELGDEAVFYKVGLELFLYTKGEIIEYLASKNKKVFLDLKFHDIPNTTAMASLFAAKQNVFMFNVHTSGGKKMMEKTVQEIKKLNKDNLIIGVTILTSLSENDVKNMFSSNLALTDLAVNWAKLGKESGLDGVVCSPKEAAVIKRECGENFRTICPGVRPKWASTDDQERVMTPKEAIENGCDYLVVGRPITRNEDRVKACKMIVEEIAEGMENNKKAKSKLIASALLNTKAVKLNVKEPFTFVSGIKSPIYCDNRYVIGFPKERKIIVDAFVNILKDKEFDVIAGTATAGIPWASFIAYELNKPLCYIRAEKKEYGRGKQIEGAECNGKKLILIEDLISTGGSSIKAFEAAKAEGAIGLEIIAIFSYEFEKAYKNFEEAGIKFSSLSNFSSLMEIAKDEKYITEEELSKALEWNKNPDSWGK, encoded by the coding sequence ATGACAAAATTAAGTGAAAATCCAAAAGAAAGATTAATTATAGCATTAGATTTTAATTCTATGGGAGAGGCGACCAAACTTATAGATGAGCTTGGAGACGAGGCTGTATTTTATAAAGTAGGTCTAGAACTCTTTTTGTACACAAAAGGAGAAATAATAGAATATTTGGCCAGCAAAAACAAAAAAGTATTTTTAGATTTAAAATTCCATGATATACCAAATACAACCGCTATGGCTTCATTATTTGCTGCTAAACAAAATGTATTTATGTTTAATGTACATACTAGCGGCGGTAAAAAAATGATGGAAAAAACTGTGCAGGAGATAAAAAAACTTAATAAGGACAATTTAATAATAGGAGTAACAATACTTACAAGTCTTTCTGAAAATGATGTAAAAAATATGTTCAGCTCTAATTTGGCACTTACAGATTTAGCTGTTAATTGGGCTAAATTAGGAAAAGAATCAGGACTTGACGGAGTGGTATGTTCTCCTAAAGAAGCTGCTGTAATAAAAAGAGAATGCGGGGAGAATTTCAGAACAATTTGTCCGGGAGTGAGACCTAAATGGGCAAGTACTGATGATCAGGAAAGAGTTATGACTCCTAAAGAAGCTATTGAAAACGGCTGTGATTATCTTGTTGTTGGAAGACCTATTACAAGAAATGAAGACAGGGTTAAAGCCTGCAAAATGATAGTTGAAGAAATTGCTGAAGGTATGGAGAACAATAAAAAAGCAAAATCTAAATTAATAGCTAGTGCTTTACTAAATACTAAAGCAGTTAAACTTAATGTTAAAGAGCCTTTTACATTTGTATCAGGAATAAAAAGCCCTATATACTGTGATAATAGATATGTAATAGGATTTCCTAAAGAAAGAAAGATTATAGTTGATGCTTTTGTAAATATTTTAAAAGATAAAGAATTCGATGTTATAGCTGGTACTGCCACAGCAGGAATACCATGGGCTTCTTTCATCGCTTACGAACTTAACAAGCCTTTATGCTATATAAGAGCTGAAAAAAAGGAATATGGCAGAGGAAAACAGATAGAAGGTGCTGAATGTAACGGCAAAAAATTAATATTGATAGAAGATTTGATTTCTACAGGCGGAAGTTCTATAAAAGCATTTGAAGCAGCTAAAGCTGAAGGGGCTATAGGGCTTGAAATTATAGCGATATTCTCTTATGAATTTGAAAAAGCATATAAAAACTTTGAAGAAGCCGGCATTAAATTTTCATCTCTTTCTAATTTCTCATCTCTTATGGAAATAGCTAAAGATGAAAAATATATAACAGAAGAAGAATTATCTAAGGCTTTGGAATGGAATAAAAATCCGGATTCTTGGGGTAAATAA
- a CDS encoding dihydroorotate dehydrogenase, translating to MSKLNINFLGKELKNNVITSSGCFGFGEEYNNYFDVNKLGAVNLKGITLNKKDGNKGTRIAETPSGMINCIGLENPGIEYFKNNIVKNIKYDTPIILNINGASIEEYMKVAEIANEIERVDFVELNISCPNVKNGGMAFGASCESAESTTKAVKKLLTKKPLIVKLSPNVTDIASIAKSVENAGADSVSLVNTFLSMKIDTKTRKPLLGNIFGGLSGACIRPIAVRMVYQVYKAVKIPIVGMGGITNYNDALEFIFAGASLVSIGSGIFSNPVLPIEVINGIDNYLKENNIDNIKDIIGAAHL from the coding sequence ATGAGTAAATTAAATATAAACTTTTTAGGAAAAGAATTAAAAAATAATGTTATAACCTCTTCAGGCTGTTTCGGATTCGGAGAAGAATATAATAATTATTTTGATGTTAATAAACTTGGAGCAGTTAATTTAAAAGGAATAACATTAAATAAAAAAGACGGTAATAAAGGAACAAGAATAGCAGAAACTCCATCTGGTATGATAAACTGTATAGGGCTTGAAAATCCGGGAATAGAATATTTTAAAAATAATATAGTAAAAAATATAAAATATGATACTCCTATAATTTTAAATATAAACGGAGCTTCTATAGAAGAATACATGAAAGTTGCTGAAATAGCAAATGAAATAGAAAGAGTAGATTTTGTAGAACTTAATATATCATGCCCAAATGTAAAGAATGGAGGAATGGCTTTTGGGGCAAGCTGTGAAAGTGCAGAATCCACCACTAAAGCTGTAAAAAAACTTCTCACCAAAAAACCTCTTATAGTAAAATTATCTCCTAATGTTACAGATATAGCAAGCATAGCAAAAAGTGTAGAAAATGCAGGTGCTGACAGTGTATCGCTTGTTAATACTTTTTTATCAATGAAAATAGATACTAAAACAAGAAAACCTCTTTTAGGAAATATATTCGGAGGATTATCAGGAGCTTGTATAAGACCTATAGCTGTAAGAATGGTTTATCAGGTGTATAAAGCTGTGAAAATTCCTATTGTAGGTATGGGAGGCATTACAAATTATAATGATGCTTTAGAGTTTATATTTGCCGGTGCTTCTTTGGTCTCTATAGGTTCAGGTATATTTTCTAACCCTGTGCTTCCTATAGAAGTTATTAATGGAATAGATAATTACCTTAAAGAAAATAATATAGATAATATAAAAGATATAATAGGAGCTGCACATTTATAA
- a CDS encoding dihydroorotate dehydrogenase electron transfer subunit: MFLEDCIITDNIQISDDKYLLKVKSKESFKHAKEGQFFMLKSSTFLRRPISIHYIDNDILEFYYQVKGEGTKYLSKLEKDDIINIQGPLGNGFNSEIKDKKILLAAGGMGIAPFKLLIEKLLKNNNSITLIMGGANENAIKIITRFDTSSIDLYITTDDGSVGDKCNTVDKTKELLKQKNFDIIYTCGPTVMMKGIVNIANENNVLCYASLEERMACGVNACLGCNIEIKDEKSENGYILKKVCHDGPVFDSKLLNI, translated from the coding sequence ATGTTTTTAGAAGATTGCATTATAACAGATAATATACAAATATCAGATGATAAGTATTTACTTAAAGTAAAGTCTAAAGAAAGCTTTAAACATGCAAAAGAAGGTCAATTTTTCATGCTTAAAAGCAGTACATTTTTAAGACGCCCTATAAGTATTCATTATATTGATAATGATATATTAGAATTTTATTATCAAGTAAAGGGTGAAGGCACAAAATATTTATCAAAGTTAGAAAAAGATGATATTATTAATATTCAAGGACCTTTGGGTAATGGATTTAACAGCGAAATAAAAGATAAAAAAATATTATTAGCAGCAGGCGGAATGGGAATAGCTCCATTTAAATTATTAATAGAAAAATTATTAAAAAATAATAACTCTATAACTTTAATAATGGGCGGAGCTAATGAAAATGCAATAAAAATAATAACAAGATTTGATACAAGCAGTATTGACTTATATATCACAACAGATGACGGCTCTGTGGGAGATAAATGCAATACAGTAGACAAAACAAAAGAATTATTAAAACAAAAAAATTTTGATATTATATATACATGCGGACCTACTGTTATGATGAAAGGAATAGTAAATATAGCTAATGAGAATAATGTACTTTGCTATGCTTCTCTTGAAGAGAGAATGGCTTGCGGCGTTAATGCATGTTTGGGATGCAATATAGAAATAAAAGATGAAAAATCAGAAAATGGGTACATACTAAAAAAAGTTTGTCATGACGGACCTGTATTTGATTCTAAATTATTAAATATTTAA
- a CDS encoding CAP domain-containing protein: MKNYILIFLLLVIISCNNTATNPSNNDTSNNNNSISPDAQAVFGLVNQERIKAGLTEYKLDAKLCEAANQRAKEIVDKYDHVRPDGREWDTVLDEYGFNSKAYIRGENIVAMRESASSAMNAWMNSQGHKDNILADYYTTIGIGVYEYNGSKYWVQIFLSDSFI; this comes from the coding sequence ATGAAAAACTATATTTTAATTTTTTTATTGCTGGTGATAATATCTTGTAATAATACTGCTACTAATCCTAGTAATAATGACACTTCAAATAATAATAATTCAATAAGTCCTGATGCTCAGGCAGTATTCGGCTTGGTTAATCAAGAAAGAATAAAAGCAGGACTTACAGAATACAAATTAGATGCCAAATTATGCGAAGCTGCAAACCAAAGAGCTAAAGAAATAGTAGATAAATATGATCATGTAAGACCTGACGGAAGAGAATGGGATACAGTGCTTGATGAATATGGGTTTAATTCAAAAGCTTATATTAGAGGAGAGAATATAGTTGCTATGAGGGAAAGTGCTTCTTCAGCTATGAATGCTTGGATGAACTCTCAAGGACATAAAGACAATATTTTAGCTGATTATTATACAACCATTGGTATTGGGGTTTATGAGTATAATGGAAGTAAGTATTGGGTTCAGATCTTTTTGAGTGATTCTTTTATTTAA